One stretch of Thermoplasmata archaeon DNA includes these proteins:
- a CDS encoding sodium:calcium antiporter, giving the protein MQDTILLLISGLVLIFISTVVFTNTIEHIARKMRWSHSFTGAIVAPLITSFPELTVFVIAVFIYRGISGDEIGIGTILGEPFMASTIAYTLVFVSIIIAMFFNKRKKRDLKIDKVLRIPYAFIVILFPLILIPYFFNISILKYLFAALFLGSYGYYMVLMYRNRAAEHVEETGTLMLSRVLAPNFALILQLILSIAGIYFGSSILVQSIEQVSVNTGLSALATAIILVPVGTAIPETLSAMIWAYKGKDNFAISSLVGEKVLYSTFYPGLALLLVPWLLDYYAYISVIATTTISLIYLYYINKGRIPSYALLFGLIFFIIYIFLVFPYL; this is encoded by the coding sequence TTGCAAGATACTATTCTCTTATTGATTTCCGGACTGGTGCTTATTTTTATATCTACTGTAGTGTTTACCAACACTATTGAGCATATCGCAAGAAAAATGAGATGGTCGCATTCTTTCACGGGTGCAATCGTAGCTCCTCTTATAACCTCTTTTCCAGAGCTGACTGTTTTTGTAATAGCGGTGTTCATATACAGGGGCATCTCGGGCGATGAAATAGGCATAGGCACCATATTGGGAGAGCCTTTTATGGCATCTACCATCGCTTATACACTCGTTTTTGTCTCTATTATAATTGCCATGTTTTTCAATAAAAGGAAGAAGAGAGATTTAAAGATCGACAAAGTTCTGCGTATTCCATACGCTTTTATTGTAATACTGTTTCCACTGATTCTTATTCCCTACTTTTTCAATATATCAATACTCAAATACCTCTTTGCGGCATTGTTTTTGGGAAGTTATGGATATTATATGGTGCTAATGTACAGGAACAGAGCTGCAGAGCATGTCGAAGAAACTGGAACTTTGATGTTGAGCAGGGTTTTGGCACCCAACTTTGCACTGATTTTGCAACTTATTCTATCTATAGCGGGCATATATTTTGGATCTAGCATCCTGGTGCAGAGCATTGAACAGGTATCTGTTAACACAGGGCTCAGCGCCCTTGCCACTGCAATAATACTGGTTCCGGTTGGTACTGCCATACCCGAGACGCTTAGTGCAATGATCTGGGCATATAAAGGAAAAGATAACTTTGCAATATCTTCGCTCGTGGGAGAAAAGGTTCTGTACTCGACGTTTTATCCTGGCCTGGCACTTTTATTGGTGCCTTGGTTGCTTGACTATTATGCATACATAAGTGTTATAGCAACTACAACCATATCCCTGATATACCTGTACTACATAAACAAAGGGCGCATACCATCTTATGCGCTGTTGTTCGGGTTGATATTTTTTATAATATACATTTTCTTAGTATTTCCTTATCTATAA
- a CDS encoding tyrosine-type recombinase/integrase, whose translation MTNVAVEKYKNALLGDKKSENTVREYLNIVKNFLEYTQKDPEKVTSADIEKYKVYMAVEKYYSKNSIYTAIKAIQSFYRFLKLDTAMNISVPRRPKQNPKYLTLSETARLLEAARHDQRDYAILTILAYTGLRVNELCNLKISDIDFAEKVIHVQNGKGDKDRIVIMEDKTLEALKKYISIRTPVKDYLFTSQKKTKISSAHVERLVRTYASKCGITKKVTPHVLRHTFATTLLRNGADIRFIQQILGHSSLATTQIYTHVDDQSLKYAYEKAKPNY comes from the coding sequence ATGACAAACGTTGCGGTAGAGAAATATAAAAATGCGTTACTAGGCGACAAAAAAAGTGAAAATACGGTTCGAGAGTATCTGAACATAGTTAAAAATTTCCTTGAATACACACAGAAAGATCCAGAAAAAGTTACCAGCGCAGACATAGAAAAATACAAAGTGTATATGGCAGTTGAAAAATACTATTCTAAAAACAGCATTTATACCGCAATAAAGGCTATTCAGTCTTTTTACAGATTCTTGAAGCTTGATACTGCAATGAACATTTCAGTGCCTAGAAGACCAAAACAGAACCCAAAGTATCTAACATTGAGCGAAACTGCCAGATTGCTTGAGGCCGCTAGACACGACCAGAGAGATTATGCAATTCTTACCATTCTGGCATATACTGGACTCAGAGTTAACGAATTATGCAACCTTAAAATTTCGGACATTGACTTTGCAGAAAAAGTCATACATGTCCAGAACGGAAAAGGAGACAAGGACAGAATCGTAATCATGGAAGATAAGACACTGGAGGCTCTGAAAAAATACATATCAATCCGTACACCAGTAAAAGATTATCTTTTTACAAGCCAGAAAAAAACAAAAATCTCATCCGCTCATGTAGAAAGGCTTGTCAGAACATATGCTTCAAAATGCGGTATTACAAAGAAGGTAACTCCACATGTACTTAGACACACTTTTGCCACAACACTCCTTAGAAACGGTGCAGATATTAGGTTTATACAGCAGATACTAGGACATTCAAGCCTTGCAACAACACAGATTTATACTCATGTCGACGATCAGAGCCTGAAATATGCGTATGAAAAAGCAAAACCTAACTACTAA
- a CDS encoding methionine-R-sulfoxide reductase codes for MGYRKLTPAEERVIIYKGTEPPYSGEYENNFRKGIYRCRRCGAPLYRSDSKFDAECGWPSFDAEIPGAVKRVPDPDGIRTEIQCANCGAHLGHVFEGENFTEKNVRHCVNSISLIFESEK; via the coding sequence ATGGGATATCGAAAATTAACACCTGCAGAAGAAAGAGTAATTATATACAAAGGAACCGAACCACCATATTCTGGAGAGTACGAAAATAATTTTAGGAAGGGAATATACAGATGCAGAAGATGTGGAGCACCATTGTATAGGTCGGATAGCAAATTTGATGCTGAATGTGGCTGGCCCAGTTTTGATGCTGAAATTCCTGGAGCGGTTAAAAGAGTGCCAGATCCTGACGGTATACGAACCGAAATTCAATGTGCAAACTGTGGCGCGCATCTCGGACATGTTTTTGAAGGTGAGAATTTCACAGAAAAAAATGTAAGACACTGCGTAAATTCTATATCTTTGATCTTTGAATCCGAGAAATAA